In a single window of the Numenius arquata chromosome 22, bNumArq3.hap1.1, whole genome shotgun sequence genome:
- the VPS11 gene encoding vacuolar protein sorting-associated protein 11 homolog isoform X1 → MAAYLQWRRFVFFDRETVKEPPGPDGAGGKPFALPPGIAVCDSGRGSLVFGDMEGQIWFLPRSLQLSSFQAYKLRVTHLYQLKQHSILVSVGEDEEGINPLVSQREVKVWNLEKRDGGNPLCTRIFPAIPGNKPTVVSCLTVHENLNFMAIGFADGSVVLTKGDITRDRHSKTQILHEGSYPITGLAFRQSGKTTHLFVVTTENIQSYMLSAKDYPHLELDTHGCGLRCSSLSDPSQDLQFIVAGNECVYLYQPDERGPCFAFEGQKLIVHWYRGYLIIVSKDRKTSPKSEFAGNEAQNSDKQVLNIYDLCNKFIAYSSIFDDIVDVLAEWGSLYVLTRDGKIHVLQEKDTQTKLEMLFRKNLFEMAINLAKSHHLDSDGLSEIFRQYGDHLYNKGNHDGAIQQYIRTIGKLEPSYVIRKFLDAQRIHNLTAYLQTLHLQSLANADHTTLLLNCYTKLKDSSKLEEFIKTSESEVRFDVETAIKVLRQAGYYSHAVYLAEKHAHHEWYLKIQLEDIKNYQEALRYIGKLPFDQAESNMKRYGKILMHHVPNETTELLKILCTDYRPSGDNEGPGTLEGKKVRFAPSDSCRSRANSEEFIPVFANNSRELKAFLEHMTEVQADSPQGVYDTLLELRLQNWAHEQDEQVKEKLRNEALTLLKSGRFKTVFDKALVLCQMHNFKDGVLYLYEQGKLFQQIMHYHMQNEQYKKVIEVCELYGDQEACLWEQALGYFARKEEDCKEYIAAVLKHIENKNLMPPLLVVQTLAHNSTATLSVIKDYLVNKLQKQSRQIEQDEQRIQKYREETTRIRQEIEELKASPKIFQKTKCSICTSALELPSVHFLCGHSFHQHCFESYSESDSECPTCMPENRKVMDMIRAQEQKRDLHDQFQHQLKCSNDGFSVVADYFGRGVFNKLTLITDVPSGKAAATIEAGLQRELLIHTKRST, encoded by the exons ATGGCCGCCTACCTGCAGTGGCGCCGCTTCGTCTTCTTCGACAGGGAGACGGTGAAGGAGCCGCCGGGGCCGGACGGGGCTGGCGGAAAGCCCTTCGCCCTGCCCCCGGGCATCGCCGTCTGCGACTCGGGCCGGGGCAGCCTCGTCTTCGGGG ATATGGAAGGGCAGATCTGGTTCCTGCCTCGCTCCCTCCAGCTCAGCAGTTTCCAGGCGTACAAGCTGCGGGTAACGCACCTGTACCAGCTGAAGCAGCACAGCATCCTGGTGTCGgtcggggaggatgaggagggcattAACCCCTTGGTGAGTCAGAGAGAG GTTAAAGTCTGGAACCTGGAGAAACGCGACGGTGGCAACCCCCTCTGTACGCGGATTTTTCCAGCGATACCAGGTAACAAGCCCACAGTCGTATCCTGTCTCACCGTCCACGAGAATCTCAATTTCATGGCTATCG GGTTTGCGGATGGGAGCGTTGTTCTGACAAAAGGAGACATCACTCGAGACCGGCACAGTAAGACCCAGATCCTGCACGAAGGCAGTTACCCTATTACTGGCCTCGCGTTCCGACAGTCTGGCAAAACGACACATCTCTTTGTGGTGACCACAGAGAACATTCAG TCTTACATGCTTTCAGCGAAGGACTATCCTCACCTGGAGCTGGACACTCACGGCTGCGGACTGCGCTGTTCGTCCCTCAGCGACCCCTCCCAGGATCTCCAGTTCATCGTGGCGGGGAACGAGTGCGTGTACCTTTATCAGCCGGATGAACGTGGGCCCTGCTTTGCCTTCGAGGGACAAAAGCTGATTGTTCACTGGTATCGGGGGTACCTCATCATCGTGTCCAAGGACCGAAAGACGTCTCCAAA GTCAGAATTTGCTGGGAACGAGGCACAGAATTCGGACAAACAAGTCCTGAATATCTATGACTTGTGCAACAAATTCATTGCGTACAGCTCGATCTTTGACGACATAGTGGATGTCTTGGCAGAGTGGGGTTCTCTGTATGTGCTGACCCGAGATGGAAAGATCCACGTTCTGCAGGAGAAGGATACGCAAACCAAACTCGAG ATGCTGTTCAGAAAGAACTTATTTGAAATGGCCATTAACCTGGCCAAGAGCCACCACTTGGACAGCGATGGCTTGTCAGAGATCTTCCGGCAGTACGGCGATCATCTGTATAACAAGGGGAACCATGACGGAGCCATCCAGCAGTATATCCG AACTATAGGGAAGCTGGAACCGTCTTACGTTATTCGGAAATTCCTGGACGCTCAGCGTATCCACAACCTCACTGCCTATCTGCAGACGCTCCACCTGCAGTCCCTGGCCAATGCGGATCATACTACGCTTCTGCTGAATTGCTATACCAAGCTCAAAGACAGCTCCAAACTGGAGGAGTTCATTAAG ACGAGCGAGAGCGAGGTCCGCTTTGACGTGGAAACAGCGATCAAGGTGCTTCGTCAAGCTGGTTACTACTCTCATGCTGTGTACCTGGCAGAGAAGCACGCCCATCATGAATGGTACCTCAAAATCCAGCTAGAGGACATCAAG AACTACCAAGAGGCTTTGCGCTACATCGGAAAACTGCCTTTTGATCAGGCGGAGAGCAACATGAAGCGGTACGGTAAAATCCTGATGCACCATGTCCCGAACGAGACCACAGAATTGCTGAAGATCCTTTGCACTGATTACCGGCCATCGGGAGACAATGAAGGCCCTGGGACgctggaaggaaaaaaggtaCGGTTTGCACCGTCTGACAGTTGTCGCTCTCGA GCTAATTCAGAGGAGTTCATCCCGGTCTTTGCAAACAACTCCCGAGAGCTGAAGGCTTTTCTGGAGCACATGACTGAGGTGCAGGCCGACTCTCCGCAGGGCGTCTATGACACTTTACTGGAACTTCGGCTCCAGAACTGGGCTCATGAACAAGATGAGCAG GTCAAAGAGAAGCTGCGCAATGAAGCCCTTACCCTCCTGAAGAGCGGAAGGTTCAAAACGGTCTTTGATAAGGCCTTGGTCTTATGTCAGATGCACAATTTCAAGGACGGTGTCCTCTACCTCTATGAGCAGGGCAAACT TTTCCAACAGATCATGCACTACCACATGCAGAATGAGCAGTACAAGAAGGTGATCGAGGTGTGCGAGTTATATGGAGATCAAGAGGCTTGTCTCTGGGAACAGGCTCTTGGCTACTTTGCGCGGAAGGAGGAGGACTGCAAAGAGTATATTGCTGCCGTGCTGAAACACATCGAGAACAAGAATCTTATGCCTCCGCTGCTTG TTGTGCAGACGCTGGCTCATAACTCCACAGCCACGCTGTCTGTGATTAAGGATTATCTTGTCAacaagctgcagaagcagagccGCCAGATAGAGCAGGATGAGCAGAGAATTCAAAAATACCGAGAAGAAACTACAAGGATCCGCCAGGAGATCGAAGAGCTGAAAGCAAG TCCCAAGATCTTTCAGAAGACCAAGTGCAGCATTTGCACCAGTGCCCTGGAGCTGCCTTCAGTCCACTTTCTGTGCGGTCACTCCTTCCACCAGCATTGCTTTGAAAGCTACTCTGAGAGCGATTCAGAATGTCCTACTTGCATGCCGGAAAATCGCAAAGTGATGGACATGATCCGAGcccaggagcagaagagagatCTGCACGACCAGTTTCAGCATCAG CTCAAGTGTTCCAACGATGGCTTCTCCGTTGTTGCCGACTACTTCGGTCGAGGCGTCTTCAATAAGCTCACCCTCATCACGGACGTGCCCTCGGGAAAGGCAGCCGCTACCATCGAGGCGGGCCTGCAGCGGGAGCTGCTCATCCACACCAAGCGCAGCACCTGA